A single genomic interval of Aureliella helgolandensis harbors:
- a CDS encoding phosphoribosylaminoimidazolesuccinocarboxamide synthase, producing MGSESAVVSTALNYPRRQGKVRDVYDLGTSLLIVSTDRISAFDWILPGGIPRKGVVLTQISRFWFERLQVEHHLLSTDLPADLDVTGEQRAELADRVMVTKKAQVVPYECVVRGFLEGSGWLEYQQTGKVCGVPLPAGLRQCDRLPEPIFTPATKAEAGHDENVSFETMAADIGLELATELREKSLDVYRQGAQWAESKGIIIADTKFEWGWSDDRLILIDEVLTPDSSRFWPADSYTPGRSQLSFDKQFVREWLMESDWDRNSPPPALPPEVIAQTSQKYESVYSLLTSRQLPQPG from the coding sequence ATGGGCAGCGAATCGGCAGTAGTCTCGACCGCCTTAAACTATCCTCGTCGGCAGGGGAAGGTGCGCGATGTGTATGACCTGGGAACCTCTCTACTGATTGTCAGTACGGATCGAATCAGTGCCTTCGATTGGATTCTGCCCGGGGGAATCCCTCGCAAGGGTGTTGTGCTTACCCAAATTAGTCGTTTCTGGTTCGAGCGGCTGCAGGTCGAGCACCACTTGCTGTCCACGGACCTGCCTGCCGATCTGGATGTGACTGGGGAGCAACGCGCCGAGTTAGCGGACCGGGTAATGGTCACAAAAAAAGCACAGGTGGTGCCCTATGAATGCGTCGTGCGTGGCTTCTTGGAGGGCTCGGGATGGCTAGAGTATCAGCAGACAGGTAAGGTCTGTGGGGTCCCCCTGCCTGCTGGACTGCGACAATGCGATCGCTTGCCAGAACCCATCTTTACCCCCGCGACGAAAGCCGAAGCGGGGCACGATGAGAATGTTTCCTTTGAGACGATGGCTGCCGATATTGGTCTCGAACTGGCCACGGAACTTCGAGAGAAGAGCTTGGATGTCTACCGGCAAGGGGCCCAGTGGGCCGAGTCCAAGGGTATTATTATTGCGGATACGAAGTTTGAGTGGGGATGGTCTGACGATCGCTTGATCTTGATTGATGAAGTCCTGACCCCCGATAGTTCACGGTTCTGGCCGGCCGATTCCTACACGCCGGGGCGGTCGCAGCTGTCTTTCGATAAGCAGTTTGTACGCGAATGGTTGATGGAATCCGACTGGGATCGCAATAGCCCCCCCCCTGCACTTCCGCCCGAAGTCATCGCTCAAACCAGCCAAAAATATGAGAGTGTTTACTCCTTGTTGACTTCTCGGCAGCTTCCGCAGCCCGGGTAG
- a CDS encoding TCR/Tet family MFS transporter, whose amino-acid sequence MSSHTDTPATTPANQPPRRAAVIFIFITVLLDVLSLGLIIPVLPTMIKEEFLQNDLALAAVYVGWFGTLWALMQFLFSPLMGAISDQFGRRPVILISCFGLGLDYVLMAVAPNIVWLFVGRALSGIMAASFSTAGAYIADVTPPEKRAASFGLIGAAWGIGFVVGPAVGGGLGEYGLRLPLWFAAGLTLLNALYGYFILPESLAVENRSKFSWKKANPLGALKLLRSHAELLGLASVLLIYQLAHQVLSNVFVLYTEHRYAWTPKTIGLTLTVVGIMSVVMQGFVVRRTAAKLGEWRMLFIALICGGIGYSIYGLAATGGMFWAAIPVFAFVGYFSPAIQGLMTRRVNASEQGQLQGANSCLMGIAGMLGPVMFTNVFSKGIQNPIGELPGAPFFLAAGLHVTAIVVALVIMRRSRKMAEA is encoded by the coding sequence TTGAGTTCCCACACCGACACCCCGGCGACTACGCCCGCGAATCAGCCTCCACGCCGAGCAGCGGTCATTTTCATTTTCATCACCGTCTTGTTGGATGTGTTGTCTTTGGGGCTGATCATCCCTGTGCTGCCCACCATGATCAAGGAGGAGTTCCTGCAGAACGACTTGGCACTGGCAGCCGTCTACGTGGGCTGGTTCGGTACCTTGTGGGCCTTGATGCAGTTCCTCTTCTCTCCGCTAATGGGCGCGATTTCGGACCAATTTGGACGTCGGCCGGTCATTCTGATCTCCTGCTTTGGCCTGGGATTGGATTATGTGCTGATGGCGGTGGCTCCCAACATTGTTTGGCTTTTTGTGGGGCGCGCGCTCTCCGGGATCATGGCAGCCAGCTTCTCCACCGCAGGTGCCTATATTGCGGATGTCACCCCTCCAGAGAAACGCGCCGCTAGCTTCGGCCTGATTGGCGCAGCCTGGGGGATCGGCTTCGTCGTCGGGCCAGCCGTGGGAGGAGGGCTGGGGGAGTATGGTTTGAGGTTACCACTGTGGTTTGCGGCCGGCTTGACCCTGCTCAATGCCTTGTACGGCTACTTCATTCTGCCAGAATCCCTGGCGGTTGAAAATCGCTCTAAATTTTCCTGGAAGAAAGCCAATCCGTTGGGCGCATTGAAGTTGCTTCGCTCCCATGCCGAATTGCTCGGTTTGGCCAGCGTCTTGCTCATCTATCAATTGGCCCACCAAGTCCTGTCCAACGTGTTCGTGCTGTACACGGAACACCGCTATGCCTGGACGCCAAAAACGATTGGACTGACGCTGACTGTCGTCGGAATCATGAGCGTCGTCATGCAAGGCTTTGTGGTGCGAAGAACAGCGGCCAAGCTGGGAGAGTGGCGGATGCTGTTTATCGCCCTGATTTGTGGCGGTATCGGCTATAGCATCTACGGGCTAGCCGCGACGGGCGGCATGTTCTGGGCAGCAATTCCCGTCTTCGCCTTTGTCGGCTATTTTTCTCCCGCCATTCAAGGCCTGATGACTCGCCGAGTGAATGCTTCGGAACAGGGGCAATTGCAGGGCGCCAACAGCTGCCTCATGGGGATCGCTGGTATGCTGGGACCAGTCATGTTCACGAACGTGTTTTCAAAGGGGATCCAGAACCCTATCGGCGAACTGCCGGGCGCCCCATTCTTTTTGGCGGCAGGGCTACACGTTACCGCTATCGTGGTGGCACTGGTGATCATGCGCCGCAGTCGCAAAATGGCCGAGGCCTGA
- a CDS encoding AsmA-like C-terminal region-containing protein yields MFNPFNLNRHPRLRRLRQFCLVSLCLIVALLCLGRNWIARHAIERIGSYVLGNTVHLQQIEIGWRTIELEQLSILEKALDETTQVHIERISVATNLWGGWRSGQWFDSIVLREPTLHLRFDADGAFLNHFPTTSTGQNGNSLPLKLPFRALLVRQASLIIHQTDRTPLAVRGASLSIQAEQQIRIRGEITDLLGSKLHFQSQLSPDDLSGSSLAILRPLQLNSKDIAKFPLLPAFDIPATRVTLEGQLRAQHPAGEFNLLKHSMALNGRISDFHSASCGLLSREIQFNGSLLEGLATVQLAGALTHGNIACDATASLTTETPQATGTFRLSDVELQPLAQMLGFEIPVEAIATTNGNAQLVYHNKLLNFQADLAQTLANIRVDGVPVDDVATHLNCTGSYAPNRAQALVGVLTLETASDGVALQSVAERYALGAATGRLGWQASGTIPLETLTDLQTYAAQGSVQASEISSQGLIVAPLTATASLRDGEVSIDCRAVELSVAQAVHRPANCIVNHVRLSDNAKLTSSLRATLPIADLQNRRHWRAAVDLEIQHLSIAGEPLSDFSTRAALDAGELQLSPCTIRWRNTICKITGQGHLSEPTNASAAGQSGSSAGVRFTVGPISLHDIGELAAGASSRPLPIAGAVHTTGAVRVDLQRLNFQAGGDMQISDAAYAGAKIGDAKLTWDATAQGANLHSQSSSFLGGTYAVDASMQSLDWTKAQVRASLQDAALSRLIALGASTTPLPLGGTVSGALELHSLGDWDSLDATGWGATQNASVAGIPLDLHTTVLRVENGRVSLGAAGSAFEGQLAIDADAKLADVWDWSQREPLALQRLPVFGLLRATSLKLDRALPIADPSGALRPLRGAIHFSAERTAATASKGLLASLDFSAENIRWNRASLSQRVKGSASLHPQRLVLHNLDGQCFGGSLSGAAEVDLTSPLSGSFRMGAEHVNLRRAAAPVRSLARSISGTGSVAVQGRLGNTTTASLKLHANNLTMHEVVVQEVRMPIECSLQLASQQVRWQCRGGTIHLGRGTISVTSDGSFANGMASTNTHAELRQIDTAQLLRGKAINAGTVSGDVYIQAQRANTANDLQGRFAIELTQLQSLEIPGIDQFQSLLKLSTLSGPSFLQQDGGSVHGRIAGGLVYVDDLFVSKSGLQVLLSGTSSLDGRVNFDVTALTQQSGPADGLISLAQSPLMLAAPAPVALLMKANEALKNRVVHVQVSGTAARPTLSLQPGKKLSQDALRMFISGTLGSQAADLATRQQYKSTR; encoded by the coding sequence TTGTTCAATCCCTTCAATCTAAACAGGCATCCACGTCTGCGCAGACTTCGGCAATTTTGCCTGGTCAGTCTGTGCCTGATCGTCGCGCTCCTCTGCTTAGGTCGCAATTGGATTGCACGACATGCCATTGAACGCATTGGCAGCTATGTCTTGGGGAATACAGTTCACCTGCAACAGATTGAAATCGGCTGGCGGACCATCGAACTGGAGCAGTTGTCGATCCTGGAAAAGGCACTCGACGAGACGACGCAGGTTCACATAGAGCGTATCAGCGTAGCCACCAATCTTTGGGGCGGCTGGAGATCGGGGCAGTGGTTCGACTCGATCGTCCTGCGGGAGCCAACACTGCATCTTCGTTTCGACGCAGACGGAGCGTTTCTCAATCATTTCCCAACGACATCGACCGGCCAGAACGGCAACTCCCTCCCACTCAAACTACCTTTCAGAGCACTGCTGGTAAGGCAAGCAAGCCTTATCATTCATCAAACCGATCGCACACCGCTCGCTGTCCGTGGGGCAAGTCTCTCAATCCAGGCTGAGCAGCAAATTAGAATACGAGGCGAAATCACCGACCTTCTGGGCAGCAAGCTGCATTTCCAAAGCCAGCTATCCCCCGATGACCTTTCCGGCAGTTCCCTCGCGATCCTGCGTCCCCTGCAGCTCAATTCGAAAGACATCGCTAAATTTCCCTTGCTCCCAGCTTTTGATATTCCCGCTACGCGCGTCACCCTGGAAGGCCAACTTCGGGCGCAGCACCCGGCAGGCGAATTCAATTTACTGAAACATTCCATGGCGCTGAACGGGAGAATCTCGGATTTCCATTCCGCTTCCTGTGGACTGCTGTCTCGCGAAATCCAATTTAACGGAAGCCTGCTAGAGGGACTCGCAACCGTCCAACTGGCTGGCGCCTTAACGCATGGAAACATTGCTTGCGATGCAACAGCTTCGTTGACCACAGAGACTCCTCAGGCAACCGGCACGTTCCGCCTCTCCGACGTTGAACTACAACCACTCGCTCAGATGCTTGGCTTCGAAATCCCGGTGGAAGCAATCGCCACGACAAACGGCAATGCCCAACTCGTCTACCACAACAAGTTGTTGAACTTCCAGGCCGACCTCGCACAAACACTTGCCAACATCCGTGTCGACGGAGTTCCCGTGGACGACGTAGCCACTCACCTAAATTGCACCGGTAGCTATGCGCCGAATCGAGCTCAGGCCTTGGTCGGAGTGCTCACCCTGGAAACAGCCAGCGACGGTGTCGCATTGCAATCGGTGGCAGAGCGCTATGCACTGGGGGCGGCTACCGGGCGATTGGGGTGGCAAGCCTCAGGCACCATTCCATTGGAAACGCTGACCGACTTGCAGACGTATGCTGCCCAAGGGAGTGTGCAAGCGAGCGAAATTTCCAGCCAAGGCTTGATCGTTGCTCCCCTCACTGCGACAGCTTCACTGCGCGACGGTGAAGTCTCCATAGACTGCAGGGCCGTGGAGTTGTCGGTCGCCCAGGCGGTGCATCGCCCGGCCAATTGCATCGTGAACCATGTGCGTCTGTCCGACAATGCCAAGTTGACCAGCAGCTTGCGAGCAACGCTTCCGATCGCCGATCTACAGAATCGACGCCACTGGCGTGCAGCCGTCGACCTGGAGATCCAGCATCTGTCAATTGCTGGCGAACCACTTAGCGACTTCAGCACGCGCGCGGCATTGGACGCCGGCGAGCTTCAGCTATCCCCCTGTACGATACGTTGGCGGAATACGATTTGCAAGATTACCGGTCAAGGACACTTGAGCGAACCAACGAATGCATCGGCTGCCGGCCAGAGCGGCAGCTCAGCGGGTGTCAGATTCACCGTTGGCCCGATCTCCTTGCACGACATCGGAGAACTGGCCGCCGGTGCCTCGAGTCGTCCCCTACCCATAGCTGGGGCAGTCCACACGACGGGCGCCGTGCGTGTCGATCTTCAGAGACTGAATTTCCAAGCGGGCGGTGATATGCAAATCAGCGACGCCGCCTATGCCGGTGCGAAAATCGGCGATGCGAAGCTGACTTGGGACGCCACCGCGCAAGGTGCAAACTTGCATAGCCAGTCGAGTTCCTTTCTAGGGGGCACCTATGCGGTGGACGCATCGATGCAAAGTTTGGATTGGACGAAAGCACAGGTCCGGGCCAGCTTACAAGACGCTGCGCTCAGTCGATTGATCGCCCTGGGCGCGTCCACCACGCCGCTTCCCCTAGGAGGAACGGTCTCGGGCGCCCTCGAACTCCATTCCCTTGGAGATTGGGATTCGTTGGATGCGACCGGCTGGGGAGCTACCCAAAACGCCTCGGTAGCAGGCATTCCTCTTGACCTGCATACGACCGTCTTGCGGGTTGAAAACGGGCGAGTGTCGCTGGGTGCGGCAGGTAGTGCGTTCGAGGGCCAACTCGCGATCGATGCGGACGCCAAACTGGCTGACGTTTGGGATTGGTCGCAACGCGAACCTCTGGCCCTGCAACGCTTGCCTGTGTTTGGCCTACTTCGAGCCACTTCACTCAAGCTCGACCGCGCACTGCCCATCGCAGATCCCTCCGGTGCGCTGCGCCCCTTGCGTGGTGCGATCCACTTTTCCGCCGAACGAACGGCCGCTACCGCCAGCAAGGGGTTGCTGGCCTCTCTCGACTTTTCCGCGGAGAACATTCGCTGGAATCGAGCTTCACTCTCACAACGGGTTAAGGGCTCCGCGTCGCTTCACCCGCAACGCCTCGTCCTTCACAACCTGGATGGACAATGTTTCGGAGGGAGCCTATCGGGAGCCGCCGAGGTCGACCTGACCTCACCGCTCTCCGGCTCGTTCCGAATGGGTGCTGAGCATGTGAACTTGCGCCGCGCTGCAGCTCCCGTGCGAAGCCTTGCACGATCGATCAGTGGCACTGGCTCCGTTGCGGTCCAAGGCCGCTTGGGAAACACCACCACCGCCTCCTTGAAATTGCATGCCAACAACCTAACCATGCACGAGGTGGTGGTGCAGGAGGTGCGCATGCCGATCGAGTGCTCTCTCCAGCTTGCCTCCCAACAGGTCCGGTGGCAATGCCGGGGTGGCACAATCCACTTGGGCCGAGGCACGATCTCCGTGACATCCGACGGTAGCTTTGCAAATGGCATGGCCAGTACCAACACCCATGCGGAACTCCGTCAAATCGATACCGCGCAGCTCTTGCGCGGCAAAGCCATCAACGCGGGCACGGTCTCTGGCGACGTCTACATCCAGGCGCAACGCGCCAACACGGCCAACGATTTGCAGGGCCGGTTCGCCATCGAGCTAACACAGCTCCAATCGCTTGAGATCCCGGGCATCGACCAATTCCAGTCCCTCCTCAAGCTGTCCACTTTAAGTGGCCCATCGTTCCTGCAGCAGGACGGTGGCAGCGTCCATGGTCGCATCGCTGGTGGTCTCGTGTATGTCGACGATCTATTCGTTTCCAAAAGTGGTCTGCAAGTATTGCTGAGCGGCACGTCCTCCCTGGATGGCCGAGTCAATTTTGATGTCACGGCGTTGACCCAGCAGTCGGGACCTGCGGACGGTTTGATTTCGCTGGCACAATCCCCGCTGATGCTGGCGGCCCCCGCCCCCGTAGCGTTGCTGATGAAAGCCAACGAAGCACTGAAAAATCGCGTAGTCCATGTTCAAGTCTCCGGCACCGCCGCTAGGCCGACGCTGAGCCTGCAACCAGGCAAGAAACTATCTCAAGACGCATTGCGCATGTTTATCTCCGGAACCCTCGGAAGCCAAGCAGC
- the sucC gene encoding ADP-forming succinate--CoA ligase subunit beta: MKIHEYQGKQLFRNASVPVLDSHVARTPDEAAAAFKALGGAIAVVKAQVHAGGRGKGTIIGQEEQRGVQLVKSAEEAASVAKNMLHNRLVTIQTGPEGALVNQVIVEAGCDIERELYLGIVLDRATAMPVLMVSSEGGVEIEKVAEESPEKIFRENFHPAVGLHSFQVRKLCKKLGITGPAARAADHFMKSLCRFYVDLDCSMAEINPLVITKSGEMIALDAKITFDDNALFRHPEIKELRDLNEEEPAEVRAGNAGLSYVKLDGTIGCLVNGAGLAMSTMDIIKYHGGKPANFLDVGGGATTQQVVEAFNIILSDPNVKAVLVNIFGGIARCTTIATAVIEASKEIGITIPLVVRLEGTEVEEGKKMLAESGLAMITADDLTDAAKKVVQAAAAVAG, translated from the coding sequence ATGAAGATACATGAGTACCAGGGCAAACAGCTCTTTCGCAACGCATCGGTTCCCGTGCTCGACAGCCATGTTGCCCGCACTCCCGATGAGGCAGCTGCCGCATTTAAGGCATTAGGGGGAGCTATTGCGGTCGTCAAAGCCCAAGTCCACGCAGGGGGACGCGGCAAGGGAACGATTATCGGCCAGGAAGAGCAGCGTGGCGTTCAACTGGTAAAATCGGCCGAAGAAGCTGCCTCAGTCGCCAAGAATATGTTGCACAACCGCTTGGTGACCATCCAAACCGGCCCCGAAGGCGCCTTGGTCAACCAAGTCATCGTCGAAGCGGGCTGCGACATCGAGCGGGAACTCTATCTCGGAATCGTGCTGGATCGAGCCACTGCCATGCCAGTCCTGATGGTCAGCAGCGAGGGGGGGGTCGAGATTGAAAAGGTCGCCGAGGAGTCTCCCGAGAAGATTTTTCGCGAGAACTTCCACCCCGCCGTGGGTCTGCACAGTTTTCAGGTCCGAAAACTCTGCAAAAAACTCGGAATCACCGGTCCCGCCGCCCGGGCCGCAGACCACTTCATGAAGAGCCTCTGCCGATTCTACGTCGATCTTGATTGCTCCATGGCCGAGATCAACCCGCTCGTCATCACCAAGTCGGGTGAGATGATTGCGTTGGATGCCAAAATCACGTTTGATGACAATGCTCTGTTCCGCCATCCAGAGATCAAAGAGCTGAGAGATCTCAACGAAGAGGAGCCAGCCGAAGTACGCGCGGGCAACGCGGGACTCTCCTACGTCAAGCTCGACGGTACGATCGGTTGCCTGGTCAACGGTGCCGGGCTAGCCATGTCAACCATGGACATTATCAAGTACCACGGTGGAAAGCCTGCCAACTTTCTAGATGTCGGAGGAGGTGCAACGACGCAACAAGTTGTGGAAGCCTTCAACATCATTCTGTCGGATCCCAATGTCAAAGCTGTGCTGGTCAACATCTTCGGTGGCATCGCCCGCTGCACCACCATTGCCACCGCAGTCATCGAAGCTTCGAAGGAAATCGGCATCACCATCCCCTTGGTCGTCCGACTGGAAGGAACCGAAGTCGAAGAGGGCAAGAAGATGCTGGCCGAGAGCGGACTAGCCATGATCACTGCCGATGACTTGACTGACGCAGCCAAGAAGGTTGTCCAAGCCGCTGCCGCAGTTGCAGGTTAA
- the sucD gene encoding succinate--CoA ligase subunit alpha, which translates to MSILINKDTKVLCQGITGSAGLFHTTGCAAYGTQMVGGVTPGKGGQTAAGLPVFDTVEEAVQATGANATMIFVPPPFAADAILEAIDAGIEVIAAITEGVPVLDMVEVYRRVRASNSVLIGPNCPGLITPGECKIGIMPGYIHNPGKIGIISRSGTLTYEAVWQTSNLGLGQSTCVGLGGDPIVGTSYIDLLKLYQADDQTEAILMIGEIGGNAEEEAAEFIKAHVTKPVASFIAGATAPPGKRMGHAGAIISGGKGTAAEKQAALEAAGIVVAPSPADMGQAIQEAIRRAS; encoded by the coding sequence ATGAGCATTCTGATCAATAAAGATACGAAGGTGCTGTGCCAAGGCATCACTGGCAGTGCTGGTCTTTTCCACACCACCGGCTGTGCAGCCTATGGCACTCAAATGGTCGGTGGCGTTACGCCGGGCAAAGGTGGTCAAACCGCTGCCGGCTTGCCGGTGTTTGATACGGTCGAAGAGGCCGTTCAGGCAACCGGCGCCAATGCCACCATGATTTTTGTCCCCCCACCGTTCGCCGCCGATGCTATCCTGGAAGCCATCGATGCTGGCATCGAAGTCATCGCCGCAATTACCGAAGGCGTGCCCGTTCTCGACATGGTGGAAGTCTACCGCCGCGTCCGTGCCAGCAACTCGGTCCTGATCGGGCCAAACTGCCCCGGGCTAATCACCCCCGGTGAATGCAAGATCGGAATCATGCCGGGATACATTCACAATCCGGGCAAGATCGGCATCATCAGCCGCAGCGGTACGCTTACCTATGAGGCGGTCTGGCAAACGAGCAACCTGGGACTTGGACAATCCACCTGCGTGGGATTGGGCGGAGACCCGATTGTCGGCACCTCCTACATCGACTTGCTGAAACTCTACCAAGCCGACGATCAAACCGAGGCGATCCTCATGATTGGTGAAATCGGTGGAAATGCTGAAGAAGAGGCGGCCGAGTTTATCAAGGCGCACGTGACCAAGCCGGTTGCATCCTTCATCGCTGGCGCAACCGCACCTCCAGGAAAACGGATGGGACACGCCGGTGCGATCATCTCCGGTGGTAAGGGGACTGCAGCCGAAAAGCAAGCGGCACTTGAGGCGGCTGGAATCGTCGTTGCACCGTCGCCCGCAGACATGGGACAAGCGATCCAAGAAGCCATCCGTCGCGCTAGCTAG